The region CGTGTGCCTGGATAGACCACGTGCAGGTGGTCGAGCCGCAGATCGGCGGCCGCGATCCGCATCGACTGCGTGAGCGACGGGCTGTCGGCCCGCTTGCACTCCACCCCGATCCTCTGTCCCCCCTTGAAGAGCAACAGGTCGAGCTCGGCTCCCTGGTGCGTCGCCCAGAAGTAGGCGTCGTCCGGTGCCACCGCCTTGAGCACCTCCTCGACTGCATATCCCTCCCACGACGCCCCGATCTTGGGGTGCATTTCCAGCTCGCGCTTCGTGGCCACGCCGAGGAGCACGTGGAGCAGGCCGCTGTCGCGGACGTAGACCTTGGGCGACTTCACCTGCCGCTTGCCGAGGTTCTCGAACCACGGGGGCAACTGCCGCACCATGAACACGCCGGTGAGCAGATCGAGGTACCGGCGCACCGCCGGCTCGCCGACCCCCAGCGCGCGGGCGAGCTCGGCGGCATGCCAGAGCTGACCGTGGTGGTGGGCGAGCATGTTCCAAAACCTGCGTAGCGCCGCTGCCGGCACCCGGACCCCGAGCTGCGGGATGTCGCGTTCGAGGAATGTCTGGAGGAACTGCCGCCGCCAGGCGACCGATTCGGCCTCGCTCCGGGCGGTGA is a window of Planctomycetota bacterium DNA encoding:
- a CDS encoding DUF4143 domain-containing protein; translation: LAGRVETVPLEGFRLADVGATRLERHWLRGGFPLAFTARSEAESVAWRRQFLQTFLERDIPQLGVRVPAAALRRFWNMLAHHHGQLWHAAELARALGVGEPAVRRYLDLLTGVFMVRQLPPWFENLGKRQVKSPKVYVRDSGLLHVLLGVATKRELEMHPKIGASWEGYAVEEVLKAVAPDDAYFWATHQGAELDLLLFKGGQRIGVECKRADSPSLTQSMRIAAADLRLDHLHVVYPGTRRYTLAQGIDVVPLEEFLVAARG